The proteins below come from a single Corvus cornix cornix isolate S_Up_H32 chromosome 23, ASM73873v5, whole genome shotgun sequence genomic window:
- the LOC120411217 gene encoding pancreatic hormone-like, producing MAPRWPPLLLVACALVALLPLRPRAAPAQPAYPGDDAPVEDLLRFYNDLQQYLNVVTRPRYGKREGGRALGEEPLGAPGC from the exons ATGGCCCCGCGCTGGCCGCCGCTGCTGTTGGTGGCCTGCGCTCTGGTGGCGCTGCTGCCGCTGCGGCcccgcgcggccccggcgcAGCCCGCGTACCCCGGGGACGACGCGCCCGTGGAGGATCTGCTGCGCTTCTACAACGACCTGCAGCAGTACCTGAATGTGGTCACCCGCCCGCG GTACGGGAAGCGGGAGGGCGGGCGAGCGCTGGGCGAGGAGCCCCTCGGCGCCCCGGGGTGCTGA